CTCTCTCGAGGTAGAGACTCCATGTCGATCAACTGCCCTCCGAACCAGGAAGCGATGGGTGAACCGGCCGTCCGCCGACGGCTCGAACCAGGTGAATCAGTAAGCGTCGCCGTCGTCGAGGCCGTCGCCACGGCGTCGGGACGAAGCCCGGTGCCCGACGGGAGCGGCGCCGATCCGCTCCCGCCGCTGTACGACGCGGTCGAGCCGGACGCGATCGACGCCCTCTTCGGCGCCGACAGCCAGTTCGACGGCTGTCTCAGGTTCACGTACGGTGGCTACCGAGTGGTGCTCGAGGGCGACGGCACGATCACGGTCGCCGCTCGAGGGGTGCGATAACGGTCACTCCATAATGTCGAGGTCGCGGTAGTAGGTGACCGGACAGGGAGCGGCGAGCATAATTTCTTTCGAGACCGAACTGAGGACGGCCCGCTGTGCGGGCGAGCCTCGCTGGCCGGCGAGGATCAGCCGGTCGGCGTCTACCTCGTGGGCGAGGTCGACGACGCCGGTGTCGACGCCGTCGAGGATCCCTCGAATCTCGACGTCGACGCCCGCGTCTTCGATGATCGACCGCAGTTCCCCGACCGGCGGACGCTTCGCGGCGACGGCGTCGGGATCGACGTCCTCGACGCGCGCCTCGAAGCCGAGTCGCTCGCGGAACTCCTCGTACTCCGCAGCCGAGAAGGCGTGGCCGACCACCACGGTCGACTCGAGCGGCTCGGCGAGCTCGAGGGTCGTCTCAGCGAGTTCTTCCGCGCGCACCGCGTCCATCGGGCCGACCGCGAGCAGGATCGTCTCGATCGCCATACGTGACGTGCCGAGCCCACCCGCTTAAGTATTCTCTCGCCGACGAATCTCGCCTCGGGGTCGCGTCACCCACCTCCCTCGAAGTACAGGTGCGCGTGGTCGACACAGCCGGGGTTGAAGGGCGTGTCACAGTGCGGACACTCGTGTTCGTCGAGCTCGAGGTACGTTTCGGCGGTCAACTCAGTGCCACAGACGCCACAGAGAACTGCTGGTTCGTCGAACCGACTTTGAGGCCAGGGCTCGCGTTCGTGATCGGCGACGGCGTCGTGGCAGCGAAAACAGGGGAAGTACGTCTCACAGCAGCCGAACCTGAGCGCGACGACGTCCCGGTCGCCGCGATAGTGGGCACATCGGGTTTCGGGATCGACGTCGACGCCGGAGACGGGAACGCCGTGGACGAATCTCACGGCTCGAGAGAGGAGCGGCGGGGCCTTCGTCGTTACGGCCTGGCACCGACCTCAGTCGAACGCGTGGGTATCCCCGCGCCGGTACCGGTCGATGCGGCGGTAGCCCTCGACGACGCCGTCCTCGTCGAGTTCGATCTCGTACCGGCCGAGGATGTCCTGGGTGTCGGGAACCGCCCGACGTTCGATCACGTCGACGGTCGCCCGCCAGCCGTCCTCGGTGGCGGTGATCTCGCTGACGCTGTTGAACTCGTAGCCGACGAGGTCGGTCGCCGTCAGCTGGACCGTCTCGCGGACCGCCATCAGGCCCTCGATCCGATCGTCGTCGACCTCGACGTCGACTTCCTCGATCTCGACGTCACCGGGGTCGGTCGTCTCGCCCTCGCTCTCGGCTCGTTGTTCTTGCTCTTGCTCCTGCTCTTGGTCTCCTCCCTGTGCGTCTTCCGTCTGTGCTGATTCTGTTTCGCTCACTGTCTGATCACGCTCGTCGTGCTGGTGGCAAAACCCGTCCTCCTGGGCCGACCGCGAACACCGCTCTCCGTCCCCCGTGAGGGCTTTACACCGCTCGTCTGAGCCCGTGTCCGCCTCAGCCATGGTCCTCGTGTGTCCTCCGAATCCACCCGGAGGTTGCCGCTGTCCTCGACGGCCGGTGTGAGAGCGACGCGTCGACCATCTGCTCGCTTACTCCGTCGTGGCCGATTCCGGTGACGACTCCGGCCGCCGTTCGATCTCGAGTTCTTCGAGCTCCTCGAGGTCGCCCTCGGCCGTCGCTTGCTCAATTTTTGCGATCTCCTCCGCGTAGTGCAGGAACGTGTCGACCGAGGCGACCACGACGCGAGCCTCGACGGTGAGCAACTCGATCCCGACGACGGAGACGCGTGCCCAGATGTCGATGACGACGCCTTTGTCCAGGATTCGGTCGAGAACCTCGGCGAGGCTCGAGGAGTCCGGTCTTCGTTGTGGTGATGTCATCGGTACGTTCTCGTTTCCAGTTCCGACACGTATCACGGTTGACACTGCTCGTGCAAGCAGTCACACAGCGGATGCAGGAAGTTGCTCGTGCAAGCACCACCGTAAGGAACGGGGGGATGCAACGAGAGACGAGAACGGTCTCCCGGTAGCGATGGGACGGTTCGGAGGACAGATAATGAGTAATCGATACGTCTACGGCGTCGTCGACGCGGGCGACGCCGTCGAGTTCGAGACTGACGCGGTCGCGGGCGCCGAGGCGGTGTACTCGATCCGTCACCGTCGGCTCGCCGCCGTCGTCTCCAACGTCGAGACGACCGAACCCGAACGAACCGACGAGGACGCCACGCGCCACGACGAGGTGTTACGCGAGATCATGGCGTACGACGGCGGGCGGACGGTCGTCCCGATGCGCTTCGGGATGGTCTTCGAGAGCGATCGGGCGCTGAAGAACGTGCTTCGCGGCGCCCGCCCGGCCTTCCGGCGAACGATGCGCGAGATCGACGGCACGGTCGAACTCGGGCTGAAGGTCGTCCGCGACGAGGACGACGACGTCGACGAAGCGACGATCAGGGAAGCGGTCGCGAACGAACTCGAGGCGATCGCCGAGGCGTCGACCGAGAACGGCCTGTTCAGTGATCGACTGGTCATGAATCAGTCGTACCTCGTCCCCCGAGACGACCGCGAACGGTTCGACGAGACGGTCGCCGGCCTCGAGTCAGCACACGAGGAATTGACGTTCAGGTACACGGGGCCGTTCGCGCCCTACAGCTTCGTGGACATCCACGTTGGGGCCCAGTGATGTTCGTCCTCGACGACCTCCTGTTCCGGCCGCTCGTCGGGATCGTGGACGCGCTTCACACCGCCGCCCTCGACGAGCTGTACGACGTCGAGGCGATCGAGGACGAGCTCAAGGAGAACCAGCTGCTGTACGAACTCGGCGAGCGCTCCGAGGAGGCGTACGAACGCCGCAGAGCGGAACTCGAGGAGGAGCTCGAGATCGCCCGCGAGGTCCACGAGGAGCTCACGAGCGGGCGCGTAGAGGTGAAAACATGAGTGACGACCTGCCCGGCGACGAGCCGGACCGACCGGACGAATCGCCACCAGACCACGGCCGCTCGAGCGAGCGCGGCTGGCTCTCGAACCTGCTGACCACGCTCGAGCGACTCGAGTCGGTCGCCTGGACCGACCGTCGGCAGTCGGAGCGGTCGGTCGTCGACTACTCGATCTCCGCCCGGTCCGCACTCGAGGACCTGCAGTCGCGGCGAGCCGACGACGCTCGACGCCACGACGCTGCCACGGAGAGAGCCCGGACGTCCAGTCACCGCGCCCGAACGCGGCGACGGTACGAGCCGTCAGTCGACAGCACGGTCACCGCTCGCACCTACGACGACGAGTTGCTCGTCACCGCCGACCTCACCGGCGTCGACCCCGACGAGATCACGGTCGGCTTCGACGGACCGGCGCTCGTGATCGGCGTCGACGGCCACGAACTCGAGCGCGTGCAGACGCCCTGGGAGGCGACGTCCGCCGACGCGGCGATTCGAAACGGCATCCTCACCGTCCGCGTGGAGCCAATTACCCATGAGTGACGAGTCGGCGATCACGGGCGACGGGCTGGCGACGCTGGTCGACGACGCGGAAGACTGCCTGGCGGACGTCGACGACTGCCTCGAGGGCGTCGAGTCCGTCGACGACCTCGGGGACGACGACCTCGACGACCTCTTCGGGTCCGTCGACCGGCTCGTCGACCTCGTCGACGAGCTCGAGGACGCCCTCGACGCGATCGACCTCACCGAGCTCCCGGACGTCGTCGATGGGACGGAGCTGCTCGAGGCGATCGAGCTCGGGGAGATCTCCGACACGCTCGGCGACGGCGACGCCGGGGACGTGGTCGAGCTCCGACCTCTGATCCGGGCGATCGACCTCACCGAGGCCTGGAACGCCGCGGACGTCCACGAGCTCTGGGACGCGAAGGGCGATCTCGAGGAGACGACGGAGGAGCTGACCGACGACGACGGCGGCGAGGATGAGGGCGTGGTCTCCGAGGCGGTCGACACCGCGACGGACGTAGCCGGGAGTGTGACCGACGACGATCCCCTCGTCGGCGACGAGGACGACGAGTTGCTCGAGGGAGACGTGGGTGACGTCGTCGAGGACGAGTTCGGAGCGCAGTTCGACCTCGCCGACGGCGATTCGTTCGGCCTCGATGCCGAGGACACGCAGGCCTACCAGGAGATGATCCAGGTGCAGGCGCTGGAGGGCGTCGAGGAACTCCGCGAGGCGGTTCTCTACGCGCACGAGACGTTCCGGAAGCTGTACGAGTTCAACCGCGAGAAGATGCGCCGCCAGGACACGAGCACGCACTCGCGGAACCCGACGGCCGTCTCGACGATGCCGACGGAGCGAGCCGACCTGGGGAGCACCGCCCGGAGCACGACCGTCCCCCGACGGGTGAAGGGATCGACGGCTCCCGGCTTCGACCGAATCTACGGCCGCCGGTTCGAGCGCGAACTCGAGAAGCGACGAGGTGAGACCGATGGTTGACGAATTCCAGCCCAGTAGACAAAAGTCAGACCTCGCCGACGTCGTCGAGATGCTGCTCGACAAGGGCGTCGTGATCAACGCCGACATCGTCGTCTCGATCGGCGACACGCAACTGCTCGGCGTCCAGGTGCGTGCCGCCATCGCCTCCTTCGAGACCGCGGCGAAGTACGGCCTCGAGTTCCCCGAGGGGACGGACATGCGACGGGTCGCCCAGGCGGTCGACGAGCCGGAACTCGCCGAGATGGACCGGCCCGCGGTGCCGATCGACCCGACGCGCGGGGTCAACGTCTCCAGCGTAGACGGTGATGACGACTCGAGCAGCTCCGACGGCGGCGATTCGGGCGGGAGCGACTCCGACGATAGCGATTCGAACGAGGGTGATTCCGGCGAGGATGCCACCAGCAGCGACGGTGGAACCGACGGCGAGCGCGGGACCGAACGCCTCGGTGCGCGACCGGACCCCGACACCCCCGTCGAGGGAGACATGGACCTGACCGAGGACGACGGCTCGAGCGGCATCGGCGAGTCACTGCTCGACGTGGGCGGCGAGGGAGACGACAGCGACGGCG
This portion of the Natronobeatus ordinarius genome encodes:
- a CDS encoding universal stress protein, producing MAIETILLAVGPMDAVRAEELAETTLELAEPLESTVVVGHAFSAAEYEEFRERLGFEARVEDVDPDAVAAKRPPVGELRSIIEDAGVDVEIRGILDGVDTGVVDLAHEVDADRLILAGQRGSPAQRAVLSSVSKEIMLAAPCPVTYYRDLDIME
- the gvpJ gene encoding gas vesicle protein GvpJ, which gives rise to MVDEFQPSRQKSDLADVVEMLLDKGVVINADIVVSIGDTQLLGVQVRAAIASFETAAKYGLEFPEGTDMRRVAQAVDEPELAEMDRPAVPIDPTRGVNVSSVDGDDDSSSSDGGDSGGSDSDDSDSNEGDSGEDATSSDGGTDGERGTERLGARPDPDTPVEGDMDLTEDDGSSGIGESLLDVGGEGDDSDGGDGGDENESGDDSSEGAGGDR
- a CDS encoding GvpL/GvpF family gas vesicle protein, with protein sequence MSNRYVYGVVDAGDAVEFETDAVAGAEAVYSIRHRRLAAVVSNVETTEPERTDEDATRHDEVLREIMAYDGGRTVVPMRFGMVFESDRALKNVLRGARPAFRRTMREIDGTVELGLKVVRDEDDDVDEATIREAVANELEAIAEASTENGLFSDRLVMNQSYLVPRDDRERFDETVAGLESAHEELTFRYTGPFAPYSFVDIHVGAQ
- a CDS encoding CHY zinc finger protein; this translates as MRFVHGVPVSGVDVDPETRCAHYRGDRDVVALRFGCCETYFPCFRCHDAVADHEREPWPQSRFDEPAVLCGVCGTELTAETYLELDEHECPHCDTPFNPGCVDHAHLYFEGGG
- the gvpF gene encoding gas vesicle protein GvpF → MFVLDDLLFRPLVGIVDALHTAALDELYDVEAIEDELKENQLLYELGERSEEAYERRRAELEEELEIAREVHEELTSGRVEVKT
- a CDS encoding HalOD1 output domain-containing protein, encoding MSINCPPNQEAMGEPAVRRRLEPGESVSVAVVEAVATASGRSPVPDGSGADPLPPLYDAVEPDAIDALFGADSQFDGCLRFTYGGYRVVLEGDGTITVAARGVR
- the gvpO gene encoding gas vesicle protein GvpO, halophile-type translates to MAEADTGSDERCKALTGDGERCSRSAQEDGFCHQHDERDQTVSETESAQTEDAQGGDQEQEQEQEQRAESEGETTDPGDVEIEEVDVEVDDDRIEGLMAVRETVQLTATDLVGYEFNSVSEITATEDGWRATVDVIERRAVPDTQDILGRYEIELDEDGVVEGYRRIDRYRRGDTHAFD
- a CDS encoding Hsp20/alpha crystallin family protein, with protein sequence MSDDLPGDEPDRPDESPPDHGRSSERGWLSNLLTTLERLESVAWTDRRQSERSVVDYSISARSALEDLQSRRADDARRHDAATERARTSSHRARTRRRYEPSVDSTVTARTYDDELLVTADLTGVDPDEITVGFDGPALVIGVDGHELERVQTPWEATSADAAIRNGILTVRVEPITHE
- the gvpA gene encoding gas vesicle protein GvpA gives rise to the protein MTSPQRRPDSSSLAEVLDRILDKGVVIDIWARVSVVGIELLTVEARVVVASVDTFLHYAEEIAKIEQATAEGDLEELEELEIERRPESSPESATTE